One window of the Lycorma delicatula isolate Av1 chromosome 3, ASM4794821v1, whole genome shotgun sequence genome contains the following:
- the LOC142321820 gene encoding natterin-3-like isoform X2: MVVSTAGLKWCHPDKIKGTESLWVWSSDGEVPPNAVAGGFDDELLFVGRFVHKRALTPGKIIQSERVCCVPWGGKEHKSEEYEVLCGCNVIWVPHSQGSVPSEALLAGQSEHGEVLHIGRVKHNGATIIGKVQKSHYVCYIPYNGQEIPYSDYEVLVVKY, encoded by the exons aatggtgCCATCCAGATAAAATTAAAGGTACTGAATCATTATGGGTTTGGAGCTCAGATGGTGAAGTTCCACCAAACGCTGTAGCCGGAGGTTTTGATGATGAGTTATTATTTGTTGGTAGGTTTGTACATAAAAGAGCATTAACTCCTGGTAAAATCATTCAATCTGAAAGAGTATGCTGTGTGCCATGGGGTGGTAAAGAACATAAAAGTGAAGAATACGAA gtCCTCTGTGGTTGTAATGTAATCTGGGTACCGCATTCTCAGGGTTCAGTACCTTCTGAAGCCTTGCTTGCAGGACAGTCAGAACATGGTGAAGTATTGCACATTGGAAGAGTTAAGCATAATGGGGCTACTATTATTGGAAAG GTACAAAAGTCTCATTATGTGTGTTACATCCCATATAACGGACAAGAGATACCTTATTCTGATTATGAAGTAttggttgtaaaatattaa